From Punica granatum isolate Tunisia-2019 chromosome 1, ASM765513v2, whole genome shotgun sequence:
aatttagtgttaaaaattaaattgagtataatggagTTGTATGTGGATTTATGTATGGGGCTCacatttttttactttgaagagttgatttttattgtgtagtgagtagaattaaaattacagttaaaattttaaaatctaattGCGAAATCAAACTGAACAAGCTCACAATGtctattttttcctttttttgggggggtggGTTGTGGTGTTTGATTTTGGTTTGCTGCCTAATCGCCATCCTCTTTATTTCTTATAAGGTATTGAGAGCAATTTAAATTCTAATATCTTCGAGgaataattttgatttaatgTTAGGCATATgaactgtaaaaaaaaaaaaggagttattTCTGGAAGGAATAAACCATACGGTTGGCCACGATGATAGAACAGAACAGCCAAAAATACAATGAAATTAATGTTAATAATTATGGGCGTTCAATCAACTTAATTATTAACTAtaagataaaaagaaataattagaaaCTGACATTAGAACCTTTTAGAAGCCAACCAAGACGAAAGGACAAAGGACTTTTTGGTTATGTCATAGGCATATGTCCATGATATATTCCTAACCAGGCTGGAAATTAAATATGGAAATATTCATAATACTTAATAGTGTActtataaaaacaaattaagCAGCGTCTTCTGATTGTCTTTTTCAGTTTTGTTTCTCGTGCTAGAATATTCTTCGGCTAGATTAAGAATtcagttttaaaaaaaaaaagtatattacATTTTGCATATTcgcatatgtatatatatgcaaaggAATCAGAAGAACCTAATACAATTATTgcgtttttttttgtgttcaAATTATGTAGGGAGTAAATTGGGGGattccatatcattgagatTTACGATTAACATACATACGTCcataaattaatgaattcaACGCTCCAAATcgtatgatttttctttttcttttcagtgGGCACCACttgatatataaaaatttaatgagTCTCGATTAATTTAGATTTAAATCGAACCAATCCActaagagttttttttttcgagagATAAAACTTTACCAATCATgcattttttccatttatctaaaccttatttaaaaagaatagACGTTGAATTGCCTAAACCAACCCATATTGGATTCTATAATGTATATTTAACTTCTAGAAATTGAAACCCCATTGCAAGGGATTATTTCATTTGCTTACTCCCTCCAATCAATTGggaaaaagttaaaatcaattgaTCAAGTTGAATGTAAATACTTATGGAGTCGGCTCCTAAAGCCTCATTGGAATCTTGGTTCATTTTCATTCCTTATAATCACAAGGAGCGGTCGACATGTGggataaaagagagagagaataagaGCATGTTTGGTTTAGGGGAGTCATATTTGGATTTccaaacaaaaaattttaactttaattttaactttaactttaactttaactttaactcaacacactacacaataaaaatatatatttttcaagtcaaaaattttaactttaactttaacttaacgcactacataacaaaaacacacgtttcccaagtcaaatttataattacatctCACTTGTCCTTTTCTACAATCAAATGGAAGCACTTTGTTTCTTTGTCTGTTCTATTCATGATGGGAGCGTCAATCCGGAATGGTTATTTCGGATCGATGGGTCCCAAACAccgaaaaaggacaaatgagatgtgattataaatttaacttggaaaacatatgtttttattgtgtagtgtgttgagttaaagttaaagttaaaatttttaatttgggaaatgtgttttttgttgtgtagtgtgttgaattaaagttaaaattaaaatttttttattgggaATCCAAATTCGGACGTAAATATGATTTGGAAATTTGAAAATGCCAACTATGAAATGAAGTGAAAGTTTGCTCATTTTTTGacctaaaacaaaaaaggggCCAAAGCTATTATCATTCATCTATTCCTAGTCAtaccaaaaatttaaaagtaaaaaataacccaacaaaattataacaacaataatatatagcaaaggagaaaaggagatgcatacatacatacatacatacatacatcaTATGATAGGACCAAGGCATGATATAAAGCCGACGACAAAGAAACAAAGTGCTTCCATTGGGTGGCACCTACATCAATGTCCTTGTGGGCCCTACCCGGTCCACACCGGGCCCACATTTTCCCGCCTTCCCCAGAGGACCCGATGCCAAATGACGAATCGGGTCGACCTTCTCCGGTCTCCACCCAATAGATTGTTAATTTCCTCTGCGACCTTCTTCACCATCTGTCGATGAGACGTCAGAGATCAACACTGTTTCAAGATGATCGACAAAGCTAATTCTTGCTATTGCTTGCTACTAAGGTTGATGTCTCGATATCCGAAACTCGGCCTTCCTCGGTCTATGGATCATTAAACGGTGTTGTTCGTTCTTCTGTCTTATCCGATGATTTCCTTACTATGAAATAGAGTGATcgctattattttttttttaaatccttATTAGCAGGACATCACTCAAAACTAGGTAACAAATAATACATTGCATCTTAAATTCGTCCgccttttaataattttgacaataaaatatgaaattaatgtCTGCCTCAACTAACATGTTAAGTACACTCCGAGATTTactgataattttttttaaaaaaaaacatcgaCTTTATATTTGGTTTAAATTTTTGCCTTCCATCACATTTAAATATCCAAAGGATAGAATGAGTCCACGTAAAAGTTCTCGCTAGCTCAACAGAAGACGAGCCCGTGATTCCATGAACTAGAGAGTctattctttttctccttttaattttgtcctcttcttttttattgtatttataggataaaaaaggaaaattcagaaaaccgaatttttcttctctcacttaaaagttaaaaatagcattattttaataaaatggttaaggaaaaaaaaggttgaGATGCTTTGCTTTAATTCCTGTGTGATTACTCTTTCCTtatgcattttattttctcgGGGATTAGGAAgaagagataaataaataaaagctaAGGCTGGAAAATCAGAACCCTCGAACTTTGATTAGGACACTGATCATGATTCCAAACTTGACATCTTTACACAAAATCCCCTCGATCCTTCTAATTAACTCCTAATTAACCCATTCACATTTCTACTTAATTATACTTAATTTCACTATTATCATCCGACATTTTCCTCATTAATTATTACAGAGGAAGAGACAAAAAGAAGAACATGAGAaaggtgaaattggttttggCCAAATTGCATGCATTTGTCTTCTTTTATCTCAAGCCCTCAAATCCCTTCTCCTTCCTCACATGATTCTTCAGCACACCTGCCCACACattcatataatattattagttTGTTAGGggggagaaaaaagaaagaattttgaaaggaaattagaaaagaaatttgatgatatcACATGCTTCAATTATATCTGAAAACATCGGGTACTCGAATATTCTGAAAGCTGGCCCCTGGAAAAGTACACGATCTCTTTAATTTCGACTAGTCGGGTGAATTTATCGTATCATTGAAGCTGTGAAGGAGACCAAATTGGTTACGATCTAGGCGATGCCACCTAGACTTATTATTGTATATTCCCTTACTGAGAAATAGCATCTAAGTTGTACTTGGGCCAGCAAGAGGTTTTTGGACATCGATATTTTTTATAGGAAATTTCCTtatattgtttttattttcaattttgcagGTAGCctcatttaattattttgcttTTTGAACATGAAAATTTCCGAACAGAGAAGAGAATGGAAAATGGTGGAATAGCAAAAGAGCGGTCCAAAGGACATTTTAGTCGGTCTCCTCTGAAACTGAAACTGCCCATCAAAGAAAACTTGACATCTTTGAGAAACTGAAACATCATCAAACACGAATTCTGAATTTATCAGACATGAAAGCCCCATTAAATCCGACAGTTTCTGTACGACATAGTAATCAGTCaacaattaaaatatgaattattaaaaaaaaagtatatggaaaataacatttattttttattttattttattttattttactttacgAAGAACGCTGAAATAAAACAATGTATATCTCAATTATCAAAGCATATGGAAAATTCGTTTTTCCAATATTTAACAATAATGCATtcgaaaattttcattcattttataAAGTATATCAGACCtgttcttgaggcaaacctaGAGCAAATGAATACCGTTCCGGCTTCCAGCCGCAACCCAATATAGTGTTTCGACAGGAGCCAAGTTAAGGgtgaaaaaaggaaaggaaaatcgGAACTCCTAGAGATCACATTATATCGGCTCGTGAGGCGATCGTGGACTGACTCCGAGGATTAGTATTTTAGTACGAGTGGCATGCATTATAAGAATGAAATGTAACTGATCACTATATTAAAGGTCATCAAATGCCACAGACCTTGATGATCTTGATGATGAGCCTTGCAGTCGGGCTGGTCCTCGAACAGGGAGAGGGACATCTGCTTGAGTGCCACCCCGATGTCGAACAGTATAAGGCCCGAGTTAGGATCGTCAACGATGATGCCCTTCACGGGGAGCCATAGGAAGAGCTCCTCCTGGGTAAGCCCGACGACTCCAGTGAGGCTTCCGTAGGTGAGGTTGGCCTTGACCACGCTCTCGAAGTACACTCGGCTCTCAAACCGGGTCAGGCATGGTCCGTCGAGGTACACCTCAAGGAGGCCCTCCCTGGAGAAGGAGTAGGACCGGACGGCCTTTGGGAGGAGGCCTCCCGGCAGGCCCTTCGACCGCAGAAGGTCGTGGATCGAGGCAGATGATGAGGTGGAGGACGCGGAGGACTGAGGGGGatggagggagaggaggaggacaAGGAGGAGGCGGAGGAGTGTGGAGGGACAGTGTTGGTGGTGGTGAGTGGTAAAGTTGGCCatggcagagagagagagagagagagagacagagagagagagtgagagaggaGGGCTTGAGAGAGTGTGGAGAGCTATGgaggccaaaaaaaaaggtgatacTCGGAAAGACTGTtttggggggaaaaaaaacagttGATTACATGATTGGAGGAGGTTTTGTGATTGACAGTGTTGCCCCTCCATCTTTATTATAATTGCATGTGTTAAACAAGGCATGGGTGTGTTCGACATGAGAGTGAACTTGGAACTTCTAGACCATCGCTCTTGATGGTGGTCAATAACTTTTTAATGATTAACATACGTGATCACATTTGTTTCCATGATGACGATGCACTCAATATGCTTAATTTCAGGGACGTGCCCATGATCTTCATCTTTGTCCAACTTTCAGCTAGCTTAATTAAATGTGTAGAATGGTTGGTGAATGAAGTTGGTGTGGAGGCTAAGGAGTTTGGACTGGTACTAATTAGGGCCTTAATTGCCTTGTATTACATCATCTAAACGTATCTATCATTGAATTATTTCATTTGGGCTGTCTATGCTTATACCATGTCTCCGCATTTTTTGATATGTCACTATGCACTGGTCAAAGCAAAACCACATATATTCTTTTCTCATAgtcgaaaaaaatatttccttcATAAAAAATGCTTTAGCAATAAAAAAAGTCAGGATTAATGATCATAataatcatcattattataGCATGCAAGCTGTAGAGTTCTTTATATATGATCGATACACCTGATTCCgcatgtatgtgtgtgtgtatatataaattatgaaatggGCATGATAAGCAAAAGTTTGTACCCCATTAAGGTGGGAGAGATGGTGATTAGTTAGttcactgcatttcatgatgGTCCTAACTTGCTTGATTTAAAATTATAGACCTTTTCAATCCCAGcgacaattattaattatttgatgTTTCGTGCAATTTACACGGCCAAGCTGAATTGAAAACCGGggaaattgaaaagtgaagaaaaagaaaatcctagaggaatatatatcttttatgGACCCATTTCAAGTGATTGCGCCGGATATTTAGTCGATTTGATATGGAAGACGATGAGACCATTTATTTATGCACATGTTAGATAATGTTCCTGCTAACACAAGCAATCTTTCAACTATTCTGCAACGTATATATGGCCCTCAAGAATTCCTTCAATAATGcatttgaattattttattcgcATAGATCTTTTacccaaaaagaagaaaaaaaatattcggacagattttttaaagaaaatatgataTGATTAGGGGAAAAGAGTGAGGTCGGGGATGAAAATGGATCTAGAAAGCTAATTAagttacaaaagaaaaaaaaaatgagatagGGGCCTTGGTGCCAAAATGGGTTGACACAATATGCCGattcaaaatcaaaaaattcTGAATTTGATCGATTATTACCAATTAGActtatatatctttttattttgttttatttttcatctttaTACATTATATTAGGTCCATAAATTTCgtttatgataaaaaaaattaaatgattgaGTTTGAGTTAACTAAAATAAGTGGATTTTGACGTAATTGATGCTAGTAGCTCTCATTCACATAGTACCTCTCTGTTGTttcgcttcttttctctctttctcatgATCTTCGTTAACATAAATTGTGTTATAGACTGAATGAATTGCACGAATTTGAGTAAGAGGGAATGGAGTTTTACAAGTTTGAAGTCAATTTTGCAATTGCAATCAaggcaaataaataaatgtgtCCTCTCCTTGTTTCAACAGAGATTTCCTGTACATTGATTTCAAAGCAAAACGACTGAAATCTAGATAAAAGATTAATAGTTTAcacgagaaaaatgagaaaggaGAATTATGCAATTCGGATCATGAATTgaaatatatgataatattattattttatttttttccatatgaATCGTCACTCCTATAGAACTTCCAAAGTAGCATAGAAGTCGGTGCCTAATCCATTGATGGTGTTCTTAGCACATTATATATACTTGTACTTTGACACATATCAATAAAGACTGATGCCATGCCCAAAAAAATGTACGGAATAAActttaatgaaatatatagtGCGTCGATATATTAAATGATTAACAAAAAATGTATAACTATTGCAAGGCATCTAGCCATTTCATTGCATGCTTCGCTTAAACTTTATTGTCGTACAATGTCTTTCCATTAGTCTAGAAGTGAATATCGAGTTAATTTAGTATGATCAGTTCGATCCAATAACCTTTTTTTCTCCTCGGAATAACATTAATCTAGCCGAGAGTGAACTAATTAATGACGAGGAGGCCGGGGAAATTATGAGTAGAAATAGGATAAAGATACCTCTTCATTTACATTTCGATTTCGTTATATTACTTATGGACATTTTGAATAACCGCAAAATTATGAAGCTTCCTAAGGAATAGACAGGAGGGCGCGAAATATTTCATATTCTCTGCTTTTGCCACTTTCAAGACCTGACCGAGACATCTCCCGGAGTTTATTTGTACAGAAGTTTCCCATTTATTAAAACAATTATTGGACCGTGCCATGGGACCCGCCCAATAATGCCTCCAACCCAATTGACCTGACACACGTGGACCAAATATTCCACGGGCTATCGGACGTTCAGGTGTCGTGTAGTAAAGGTTCGACCCATTTTAGTCGGGAGAAAATCCAcgattgaaaaattatatctttCAGCTGCAAACAGTTCAAATTGAAGTAAAGATCGGCGGTGAACAGTTCAAATTGAATTAAGAGAGATCTATTAAAATTCTGAATACGATATGCATGTCGAAAAATTCGACCCATTTTATGTAGGTTCGTGCTCAATAAAATTGGTCCTGTCACATCTTTAAATTCCCACGAGCTAAAAGTACCACTTACAAAGTTTATGTGTGCCAAACTGATTTTGGCCAATAAATATCCAGAACATATTAACCAAATCCGATCTCACTTGTCTTAGTTTTGCCATCTAGGCGTGGCGGATATCATCATCTCAGTTCAGTCCACAAGAGACCGGGAAATTCTTTCGATCGAAGAACACCCATGACGAATTTTAAGGCCGAACCTGCAATTCTGTTTGTGATGTTGGAGTTACATTACGTGAGATAATTTTCGGATAATTTCTATATAAactttctctcctctctctttttctttctctcgaTCCAAACGGAGGATAAAGGTAGAGATCGGGTCGAAGAGCCCGGGGAGTGTGTATGATAGGATATAGGTAGGTCCCTAAGCGGGACAAGTGCGTGACCTCCTCCATGATGAGTGTTCCAAACGAGTAATTATTTCTCAACTAATTATCATGCAGGGGATGGgaccatttaaaaaaaaaaatacacgtCTCTTGTGGCTGTTCCTGTCATGTTTTGCTCTTTCACCTCCATCTCTCTCGATGCTCCTTTCGATAATTTCAAGGAAAAAGGCATCAAACTGAGATAACGAACATCAAGAGCAGTATCTATATGTAATGCAATTAATTGTTGTAAGGCCGATGAATATGATCTCACTGagcctttttcttctttgaataaataataaaacctTAAAAAGATCGAAATGTCGATGCCCTAACAAGTGCTATAGAGAGAACCATTCCATATGCTTACGAAATCAAGCAAAATTTTACTAATTTTCTTGTGTCCTAGATATTCCTTTATTCGTAACGATGATGAATTACAACATGCACAAT
This genomic window contains:
- the LOC116193043 gene encoding uncharacterized protein LOC116193043 translates to MANFTTHHHQHCPSTLLRLLLVLLLSLHPPQSSASSTSSSASIHDLLRSKGLPGGLLPKAVRSYSFSREGLLEVYLDGPCLTRFESRVYFESVVKANLTYGSLTGVVGLTQEELFLWLPVKGIIVDDPNSGLILFDIGVALKQMSLSLFEDQPDCKAHHQDHQGVLKNHVRKEKGFEGLR